Proteins from one Bifidobacterium sp. ESL0732 genomic window:
- the rplU gene encoding 50S ribosomal protein L21, which produces MYAIVKAGGHQEKVEVGDVILVNRLNAKKGDTVEFPVALVVDGAKVTLAAKDLAKVSVKAEVVDDEAKGPKINIQKFKNKTGVARRKGHRQPLSVIKITAIA; this is translated from the coding sequence ATGTACGCGATTGTGAAGGCCGGTGGCCATCAGGAAAAGGTCGAGGTCGGTGACGTCATCCTGGTCAACCGTCTCAATGCGAAGAAGGGCGATACCGTGGAATTCCCGGTCGCGCTCGTGGTCGACGGCGCCAAGGTGACGCTTGCCGCCAAGGATCTTGCCAAGGTTTCCGTCAAGGCTGAAGTCGTTGACGATGAGGCCAAGGGTCCGAAGATCAACATTCAGAAGTTCAAGAACAAGACTGGTGTCGCCCGTCGCAAGGGTCATCGTCAGCCGCTTTCCGTCATCAAGATCACGGCAATCGCCTGA
- the rpmA gene encoding 50S ribosomal protein L27, with the protein MAHKKGASASRNGRDSSAQYLGVKKFGGEAVVAGNIIVRQRGTKFHAGENVGTGKDHTLFALSDGNVKFGVRRDRKVVDVVSE; encoded by the coding sequence ATGGCACATAAGAAGGGCGCATCCGCTTCCCGCAACGGTCGCGATTCGAGCGCGCAATACCTCGGCGTCAAGAAGTTCGGTGGCGAGGCTGTCGTCGCCGGCAACATCATCGTTCGTCAGCGTGGCACCAAGTTCCACGCCGGCGAGAACGTCGGAACCGGCAAGGATCACACCTTGTTCGCGCTGTCCGACGGCAATGTGAAGTTCGGCGTTCGCCGCGACCGCAAGGTCGTCGACGTGGTCTCTGAGTGA